One part of the Humulus lupulus chromosome 9, drHumLupu1.1, whole genome shotgun sequence genome encodes these proteins:
- the LOC133799997 gene encoding target of rapamycin complex 1 subunit KOG1-like, with protein sequence MLNNWIHVEQSLVNTGKERAKVSLLFTWAEGNVANQREHLILLLANIHIQKANKQSVLKSYTQYIPLPISDLDSWLKSPSIYVFDCFAAGGIL encoded by the exons ATGTTGAACAATTGGATCCATGTTGAACAATCA TTGGTGAACACAGGAAAGGAAAGGGCAAAAGTCAGCCTTCTTTTTACATGGGCG GAAGGAAATGTTGCCAACCAGAGGGAACATCTAATTCTTCTCCTTGCCAATATTCACATTCAGAAAGCTAATAAGCAGTCTGTCTTGAAG AGTTATACACAGTATATCCCTTTGCCAATCAGTGACCTTGATTCTTGGTTGAAGTCACCCTCCATATATGTTTTTGATTGCTTTGCGGCTGGGGGAATATTGTGA